Within Deltaproteobacteria bacterium, the genomic segment CGGGGAGCGGCAGACATGGCAGGATGGTCTGGTCTCGTGGCCGTGGACATCCGGGCAGAAGGTCACGAGTTCGCCCTGTTCGTCCAGGAGGGATCGGCAGCCGCGGTCGCGGGTCAGCAGGGCCAGACGGATGACGGTATACGCCTTGAGGACCGTGGCCCCGTTTAGGCCCAGATCATGGGCCGCGTGGTCAGGGTGGGTGCCGGCGGCGAAATCCGCGGCCAGGGCCAACCAGTATTCAGGCGGAATCTTGCATCGGCCGAGCCAACGTCCGGTGAAGCGGCGGAAGGTGTGGCGGCAGGACCGGCAGCGCCAGCGGTCATCGGACAGGGTGTAGGCTTTGGTGTGGCCGCAACGGGGGCAGACCGGGCCGGTCCGCCCCCAGCACAATTCCTGGAAAAAGGCGGCGGCCCGGTCTGAAGAAACGGGAAGGCCGGGCGGCTGCGGGGTCGACGCTGGACTCATATGGGCGGAGCGATGGTCACCAGCACCTGGAGCTGGGTTGAGGCTCGGATGCCGTGGGGCTCCTCAATGTCCGAGATCATCACCTCCCCGGCTTTGGCCGGGATGGTGCCGTCCTTGGTTAAAAATTCCCCTTCGCCCCGGACCACGGTCAGAGCCACCTGGCCCTCGGCCGGGTGGGAATGGATGGGGATCTGCTGGCCCGGGGCTAGGTTGAAGCACAGGTACTTGAAATAGGGCGAATCGTGGAGCAGGACCCGCTTGGGCTCGATCTCGGCCCCTTTTCCGTCCCAGGCAAAGCTCGCGGTCTTCATGCGACTGCCTCCATGGGTTTGAGGTTTGGCTCATGGACGACTCGTCCGGCCGTGGACAGGGTGGTCACGGTCAGGGGGATGTTCCGGTCCCGGGCGGCCACCTCGAAGGCCCGGACGATGCCCCGGCAGCAGGGAACCTCCATGCGCAGGATTTCCACCGAATTCGGTCGGGCCGCAGTCAGAATGGCGTCCAGACGCTGGATCATGTCCGCCGGGTCGTCGAACTTGGGGCAGGCCATGAGCAGGACCCGGCCCTTGAGGCGGGCGTGGAAGTCGGGCGCGGCGGCCACGGAGCAGTCCGCAGCCAGGAGGATGTCGGCTCCGGCCAGAAAGGGGGCCGTGGGCGGGACGAGGCGAAGCTGGACGGGCCAGGTGGGCAGGGGTCCGGTCTGGCTCCGGGAAACGTTGGCGGTCTGGCAGGAGGCCGGGGCGGCCGGCGGGGTCTGGGACATGGCCCGGACGTGCTCGT encodes:
- a CDS encoding transposase, with amino-acid sequence MSPASTPQPPGLPVSSDRAAAFFQELCWGRTGPVCPRCGHTKAYTLSDDRWRCRSCRHTFRRFTGRWLGRCKIPPEYWLALAADFAAGTHPDHAAHDLGLNGATVLKAYTVIRLALLTRDRGCRSLLDEQGELVTFCPDVHGHETRPSCHVCRSPVLGITVDDENVSVDLFPGIMARDVFGFPLHLKSIWSLVLSDPFQGRTALAFACCCQARQTFAEKFRSKPLAIESRTRFFDHLNRWFDHYRCPRPASHPLYLKEIEARYRHSTDDLNIFVLSALADFIPPSPR
- a CDS encoding cupin domain-containing protein, giving the protein MKTASFAWDGKGAEIEPKRVLLHDSPYFKYLCFNLAPGQQIPIHSHPAEGQVALTVVRGEGEFLTKDGTIPAKAGEVMISDIEEPHGIRASTQLQVLVTIAPPI
- a CDS encoding 4Fe-4S dicluster domain-containing protein — its product is MLRDIIFIDEDLCDGCGACIPSCAEGALAIVDGKARVVADRFCDGLGACLGHCPKGALTVVKKETDPFDEQAAHEHVRAMSQTPPAAPASCQTANVSRSQTGPLPTWPVQLRLVPPTAPFLAGADILLAADCSVAAAPDFHARLKGRVLLMACPKFDDPADMIQRLDAILTAARPNSVEILRMEVPCCRGIVRAFEVAARDRNIPLTVTTLSTAGRVVHEPNLKPMEAVA